In Deinococcus proteolyticus MRP, a single genomic region encodes these proteins:
- a CDS encoding pseudouridine synthase: MTDSGERLQKVLARAGVASRRAAEELITAGRVAVNGIPAGLGVRVQPGDRVTVDGEPVAAPTPHVTYMLHKPAGFVTTAQDELGRRTVLDAMPPVPGLHPVGRLDKDSEGLLILTTDGDLTLRLTHPRFEHEKVYRVWCFPEPGEQELAALRRGVELEEGFARAEVEPAPGGALALLREGRKRQVRRMFAEVGCPVDRLLRYRVGGLWLGDLGPGEFVQLGEQELDWLLQPGTRQQSPAQREQEALTRRLWL, encoded by the coding sequence ATGACTGATTCCGGCGAACGCCTCCAGAAAGTCCTGGCCCGCGCCGGGGTGGCCTCGCGCCGCGCTGCCGAGGAACTCATCACGGCAGGCCGCGTGGCGGTGAACGGTATCCCGGCGGGCCTTGGCGTGCGGGTCCAGCCGGGCGACCGCGTGACGGTGGACGGCGAGCCTGTCGCCGCTCCCACGCCGCACGTCACCTACATGCTGCACAAGCCGGCCGGCTTCGTGACCACCGCGCAGGACGAGCTGGGCCGCCGAACCGTGCTGGACGCCATGCCGCCGGTGCCCGGCCTGCATCCGGTAGGCCGGCTCGACAAGGACTCCGAAGGGTTGCTGATTCTGACCACCGACGGCGACCTGACCCTGCGCCTGACCCATCCCCGTTTCGAGCACGAAAAGGTGTACCGGGTGTGGTGCTTCCCCGAACCCGGCGAGCAGGAGCTGGCGGCGCTGCGGCGCGGCGTAGAGCTGGAAGAGGGGTTCGCCCGCGCCGAGGTGGAGCCGGCTCCCGGCGGGGCACTGGCCCTGCTGCGTGAGGGCCGCAAGCGGCAGGTGCGCCGGATGTTCGCCGAGGTGGGCTGCCCGGTAGACCGGCTGCTGCGCTACCGGGTGGGCGGCCTGTGGCTGGGCGACCTGGGCCCCGGCGAGTTCGTGCAGCTGGGCGAGCAGGAACTGGACTGGCTGCTGCAGCCCGGCACACGCCAGCAGTCGCCGGCGCAGCGTGAGCAGGAGGCCCTGACCCGCCGGCTGTGGCTGTAG
- a CDS encoding class I SAM-dependent RNA methyltransferase, with protein sequence MQSLSSRTPAAATYLIEKVVSGGLGLARDESGVVLIRGALPGERVRAEIRSGKGVRQGHVTEVLEASPDRVARSEPALPTTDLAHASYAAQLRYKRDFVVEALTRIGKLSGHRVEETVPSPAQTGYRSGAQYLVTPQGLAYRERREHRPRLVEHDPLIAPFVAELLSRLDPALLAPAGEIAVRGSFLSGEVVAALIGPGEPRTYLRAADHLMDAGAVGVSLAAPAGKRFSAGVRLIAGESTVPERFGDVILPVSAVGFSQVNPAAAGLAYLQVAELAGQGSHAADLYGGAGAIGRHLTRSFEQVTVLDSSAEALTRGRQAAGEAEIRNITFQQGAAEELEELSAEVIVVDPPRAGLDPAVRGHIHASTADRLVYVSCDPATWARDVGDLVGRGWKLGRVVPHDFYPQTSHVEVVSVLER encoded by the coding sequence ATGCAGTCTCTTTCCTCCCGCACGCCCGCAGCCGCCACCTATCTGATTGAAAAGGTGGTGTCGGGCGGGCTGGGGCTGGCCCGCGACGAGTCGGGCGTCGTTCTGATTCGCGGCGCTCTGCCCGGCGAGCGTGTGCGCGCCGAAATCCGCAGCGGCAAGGGCGTGCGCCAGGGCCACGTGACCGAGGTGCTGGAAGCCAGCCCCGACCGGGTGGCCAGGTCTGAACCTGCCCTGCCCACCACTGACCTGGCCCACGCCAGCTACGCGGCGCAGCTGCGCTACAAGCGCGATTTCGTGGTAGAAGCGCTGACCCGCATCGGCAAGCTGAGCGGTCACCGGGTGGAGGAGACGGTGCCCAGTCCGGCCCAGACCGGCTACCGCAGCGGCGCCCAGTATCTGGTGACGCCGCAGGGCCTGGCCTACCGCGAGCGCCGGGAACACCGCCCCCGACTGGTGGAGCACGACCCCCTGATTGCTCCCTTCGTGGCCGAGCTGCTCTCTCGGCTGGATCCGGCGCTGCTGGCACCCGCGGGCGAAATCGCCGTGCGCGGTTCGTTCCTGAGCGGTGAAGTGGTGGCCGCCCTGATTGGTCCCGGCGAACCCCGCACCTACCTGCGGGCGGCCGACCACCTGATGGACGCCGGCGCCGTGGGTGTCAGCCTGGCGGCGCCGGCCGGCAAGCGCTTCAGCGCGGGCGTGCGCCTGATTGCCGGCGAAAGCACCGTGCCCGAGCGCTTCGGCGACGTGATTCTGCCGGTGAGCGCTGTGGGGTTCTCGCAGGTGAACCCGGCCGCTGCCGGTCTGGCCTACTTGCAGGTGGCCGAGCTGGCCGGTCAGGGCAGCCACGCCGCCGACCTGTACGGCGGGGCCGGCGCCATCGGCCGGCACCTGACTCGCAGCTTCGAGCAGGTAACCGTGCTGGACAGCTCCGCCGAAGCCCTGACCCGTGGCCGGCAGGCGGCGGGCGAGGCCGAAATCCGCAACATCACTTTTCAGCAGGGAGCAGCCGAGGAACTGGAAGAACTGAGTGCCGAAGTGATTGTGGTGGACCCGCCCCGCGCCGGTCTGGACCCGGCCGTGCGGGGGCACATCCATGCCTCGACCGCCGACCGCCTGGTGTACGTGTCGTGTGACCCGGCCACCTGGGCGCGCGACGTGGGCGACCTGGTGGGGCGGGGCTGGAAACTGGGCCGCGTGGTGCCGCACGACTTTTATCCGCAGACCAGTCACGTGGAAGTGGTCAGCGTGCTGGAGCGCTAA
- a CDS encoding DUF937 domain-containing protein: MELLQLLAGQMQAQQVGQRVGASPEQTQDALQAAVPLLLGALTRNAQQGQAAAIEQAVAQHGEQELESFARAGQLPDMQDGQAALQHIFGGQQQAAANAVGQRSGIDPQLALQILSIAAPLVLSYLNRQRQQGAGAGQTAGLPGGFPGGLPGQTGAAAPAGGDITSVLTSVLGGLLGGGLGGQSLPGQIGAGQLGTGQNAPMQNLPGAAGTGAGNLGGLLGTLNRALDRDGDGSALNEVMDMLGRRRS, translated from the coding sequence ATGGAACTTTTGCAACTTCTGGCGGGCCAGATGCAGGCCCAGCAGGTCGGCCAGCGCGTCGGCGCCAGCCCCGAGCAGACCCAGGACGCCCTGCAGGCCGCCGTGCCGCTGCTGCTGGGTGCCCTGACCCGCAACGCTCAGCAGGGTCAGGCGGCCGCCATTGAGCAGGCGGTGGCTCAGCACGGCGAGCAGGAACTGGAAAGCTTCGCCCGCGCCGGTCAGCTGCCGGACATGCAGGACGGTCAGGCCGCCCTGCAGCACATCTTCGGCGGTCAGCAGCAGGCGGCGGCCAACGCGGTGGGCCAGCGCTCGGGCATTGACCCCCAGCTGGCCCTGCAGATTCTGAGCATCGCCGCGCCGCTGGTGCTGAGTTACCTTAACCGCCAGCGTCAGCAGGGGGCCGGCGCAGGTCAGACGGCCGGCCTGCCCGGCGGCTTCCCTGGTGGCCTGCCGGGTCAGACTGGCGCCGCAGCTCCGGCGGGCGGCGACATCACCTCGGTCCTGACGAGCGTGCTGGGTGGTCTGCTGGGCGGTGGCCTGGGCGGCCAGAGCCTGCCTGGACAGATTGGGGCTGGACAGCTTGGTACTGGGCAGAATGCCCCCATGCAGAATCTGCCCGGCGCGGCGGGAACCGGCGCTGGCAACCTCGGTGGGCTGCTGGGTACCCTGAACCGCGCCCTGGACCGTGACGGCGACGGCAGTGCCCTGAACGAAGTCATGGACATGCTGGGCCGCCGCCGCAGCTGA